One Vitis vinifera cultivar Pinot Noir 40024 chromosome 8, ASM3070453v1 genomic window carries:
- the LOC100260662 gene encoding carboxyl-terminal-processing peptidase 3, chloroplastic → MESLSPISTKFSNPNSLPSLLSPFSTFNHRRKSRKCKAWTLSFPCFSSYKTVATQCKVQLNDRDLVKFESDWRRSIGRGLFGVAAAAAAMFSVCCDSPALAESLTVAFPVSRAREVNTVQRTLVETWGLIRETFIDPTFNHQDWDLKLQQTMVEMFPLRTADAAYNKISGMLSTLGDPFTRIISPKEYQNFRIGSDGNLQGVGIFINAEPRTGHLIVLSCIEGSPAARAGIHEGDELIEINGERLDGTDDETAAQKLRGRVGTTVTVKLHSGTDWGSDSGFREVKLSRDFIKLSPISSAIIPHKTPDGHVSKLGYVKLSAFSQTAAAEMENCIHEMEAQDVCSYILDLRNNPGGLVKVGLDVAQIWLDGDETLVNTIDRDGNMLPINMVDGHAITRDPLVVLVNEGSASASEILAGALHDNGRAILVGHKTFGKGKIQSVTELHDGSALFVTVAKYLSPALHDIDQVGITPDVQCSTEMLSSPKESLLKDKSSASSLEADSCIMVAEHELDVQESKGTPS, encoded by the exons ATGGAATCACTCTCTCCGATTTCCACCAAATTCTCAAATCCAAACTCACTCCCTTCCCTTTTATCTCCATTTTCCACCTTCAATCATCGGAGAAAAAGCAGAAAATGCAAAGCCTGGACTCTATCATTCCCATGTTTTTCTTCGTATAAGACTGTAGCAACGCAGTGCAAAGTGCAGTTGAATGATCGGGATTTGGTTAAGTTTGAAAGTGATTGGAGAAGGTCCATCGGAAGAGGACTGTTCGGCGTTGCGGCGGCGGCGGCCGCCATGTTTTCGGTTTGCTGCGACTCTCCGGCGCTTGCTGAGTCTCTGACTGTGGCTTTTCCGGTGTCTCGCGCTCGTGAG GTGAATACAGTTCAGAGGACTCTGGTTGAGACTTGGGGTTTGATTAGAGAAACCTTCATAGATCCAACTTTTAATCATCAAG ATTGGGATCTGAAATTACAACAGACAATGGTGGAAATGTTTCCCCTGAGAACGGCGGATGCAGCCTACAACAAAATTAGTGGAATGCTTTCTACTCTTGGAGACCCCTTCACACGAATTATTAGTCCAAAG GAATACcaaaattttagaattggaAGTGACGGGAATTTGCAAGGGGTCGGGATTTTTATCAATGCCGAGCCCAGAACTGGCCATTTG ATTGTTTTGTCTTGCATAGAGGGCAGCCCTGCAGCTCGTGCTGGCATACATGAAGGAGATGAGTTGATTGAGATTAATG GAGAGAGACTTGATGGTACTGATGATGAAACAGCAGCACAGAAGCTTCGAGGGCGTGTTGGAACAACTGTTACAGTAAAACTTCACAGT GGAACAGATTGGGGAAGTGACTCTGGTTTCAGAGAG GTCAAACTATCCCGTGATTTTATTAAGCTTTCCCCCATATCCAGTGCTATCATCCCCCACAAAACCCCAGATGGCCATGTATCAAAATTAGGATATGTAAAGCTGTCTGCGTTTTCTCAG ACAGCTGCAGCTGAAATGGAAAATTGCATTCATGAAATGGAGGCTCAGGATGTATGCTCATACATACTGGATTTGAGGAACAATCCG GGTGGTTTGGTAAAAGTTGGACTTGATGTTGCCCAAATATGGCTAGATGGCGACGAAACTTTGGTGAACACCATTGATCGGGATGGGAATATGCTACCCATTAACATGGTCGATGGGCATGCCATAACACGTGATCCACTTGTCGTGCTT GTGAATGAGGGCAGTGCAAGTGCAAGTGAGATTCTGGCTGGAGCACTGCATGACAATGGTAGAGCTATTCTTGTCGGGCATAAAACCTTTGGGAAAGGGAAAATTCAG AGTGTTACAGAGCTCCATGATGGATCAGCTCTGTTTGTGACAGTTGCCAAGTATTTATCACCAGCATTACACGACATAGACCAGGTTGGAATTACACCCGACGTTCAGTGCTCAACAGAGATGCTAAGTTCACCAAAAGAATCATTGTTGAAGGATAAAAGCTCAGCCTCATCTCTGGAAGCTGACTCATGCATCATGGTAGCAGAGCATGAGTTGGACGTTCAAGAATCCAAGGGGACTCCTTCCTGA
- the LOC100245318 gene encoding SWR1 complex subunit 6, with protein MDDDSGSLRRMSTRTRKVASRMAAALASTDNRNQAALARLEALENDNAGMETIDVNDDEDASLDDDDEGYAQKRQSKGTKRTTRQAKALENARKAPRTFLELVHEANLESLPPHVPSYLRAAVGPPSSTSRRHFCTVCGFAANYTCVRCGTRFCSTRCQNIHNDTRCLKFVA; from the exons ATGGACGATGATTCTGGGTCGCTCCGTCGAATGTCGACCAGAACCCGAAAAGTGGCCTCCAGAATGGCCGCCGCCCTTGCCAGCACCGATAATCGAAACCAG GCAGCTCTTGCACGGCTGGAAGCGCTGGAGAATGACAATGCGGGAATGGAGACGATAGATGTTAATGATGATGAGGATGCTTctcttgatgatgatgatgaag GGTATGCACAAAAGAGGCAATCCAAGGGCACAAAACGAACGACCCGGCAGGCAAAAGCTCTCGAGAATGCCAGGAAGGCCCCAAGAACATTCCTTGAACTGGTACATGAG GCCAACCTTGAATCTTTGCCTCCCCATGTTCCCTCCTATTTGAGAGCAGCTGTAGGACCTCCAAGCTCCACCTCCCGGCGCCATTTCTGCACCGTCTGTGGATTCGCTGCCAACTATACATGTGTGAGGTGTGGGACACGCTTCTGTTCAACCCGGTGCCAGAACATACACAATGATACGCGTTGCCTAAAATTTGTTGCCTGA